One Castanea sativa cultivar Marrone di Chiusa Pesio chromosome 4, ASM4071231v1 DNA window includes the following coding sequences:
- the LOC142631426 gene encoding DEAD-box ATP-dependent RNA helicase 30 yields MNLYDHRYADPSSYRERRSDLIGPPAPAAPPVIGVAASSYGRGGPVPYGGAPPPQVYGRGGGGGSGGSGSFNGYPPFQPPAGRFDIGRGGGGGGGSSRIGNGNVGDRRIGSVGRGGGGGRGFDSGSGGGRGGISRGGGDRDGRIGGRGYGGGRGGSTSFGGGGRGFDGRGGGRGGRHGGGSRGDLDNISLPKQDFGSLVPFEKNFYVETPSVRAMSEHEAVVYRVKRDITVEGHDVPKPIRMFHEANFPDYCLDAIAKLGFVEPTPIQAQGWPMALKGRDLIGIAETGSGKTLAYLLPALVHVSAQPRLVQGEGPIVLVLAPTRELAVQIQEEALKFGSRANIRITCIYGGAPKGPQIRDLKRGVEIVIATPGRLIDMLEAQHTNLRRVTYLVLDEADRMLDMGFEPQIRKIVSQIRPDRQTLYWSATWPREVETLARQFLRNPYKVIIGSSDLKANQSIIQIVEILTDMEKYNRLIKLLKETMDGSRILIFMETKKGCDQVTRQLRMDGWPALSIHGDKNQAERDWVLAEFKSGRSPIMTATDVAARGLDVKDIKCVINYDFPSSLEDYVHRIGRTGRAGAKGTAHTFFTHSNAKFARELIKILQEAGQVVSPALSSLARSAGSGLGGSGGNFRSRGRGFGNRSQISGSNTIPLGGRRPW; encoded by the exons ATGAACCTATACGACCACCGCTACGCCGATCCGAGTTCCTATCGCGAGCGTCGAAG TGATTTAATTGGTCCTCCAGCACCGGCGGCTCCGCCAGTTATTGGCGTTGCCGCTTCGAGCTATGGCCGTGGTGGACCCGTGCCATACGGTGGCGCTCCACCTCCTCAGGTTTATggtagaggaggaggaggaggaagtggTGGGTCGGGTAGTTTTAATGGGTACCCGCCTTTTCAGCCGCCTGCTGGCCGATTTGATATTGGccgaggtggtggtggtggtggtggtagtagTAGAATTGGGAATGGGAATGTTGGGGATAGAAGAATTGGTAGTGTAGGGCGTGGGGGTGGTGGTGGAAGAGGGTTTGATTCGGGGAGTGGTGGCGGTAGAGGTGGTATAAGTCGCGGTGGAGGAGATAGGGATGGCCGAATTGGGGGTAGGGGTTATGGTGGTGGTCGTGGTGGGAGTACGAGTTTTGGTGGCGGTGGGAGGGGATTCGATGGGCGTGGTGGTGGAAGAGGAGGTAGGCATGGTGGAGGGTCGAGAGGGGACTTGGACAACATTTCTTTGCCTAAGCAGGATTTTGGGAGTTTGGTCCCTTTTGAGAAGAATTTTTATGTTGAGACTCCTTCCGTGCGGGCAATGAGTGAGCATGAAGCTGTGGTTTATAGGGTGAAGCGGGATATCACGGTGGAAGGGCATGATGTTCCGAAGCCAATTAGGATGTTTCACGAAGCTAATTTTCCTg ATTACTGTCTTGATGCGATTGCAAAACTGGGTTTTGTTGAGCCAACACCAATTCAGGCTCAAGGATGGCCAATGGCTCTGAAGGGTAGGGATTTAATTGGAATTGCTGAGACTGGTTCTGGTAAGACTTTGGCATATCTGCTTCCGGCTTTGGTCCATGTCAGCGCGCAGCCTCGATTGG TACAAGGTGAAGGTCCCATTGTATTGGTATTAGCACCTACTAGAGAGTTAGCCGTCCAAATTCAAGAAGAAGCTCTAAAATTTGGGTCACGTGCTAATATTAGAATTACTTGCATATATGGTGGTGCTCCTAAAGGGCCTCAAATTCGTGACCTTAAAAGAG GTGTCGAGATTGTCATTGCTACACCTGGCCGACTGATAGATATGTTGGAAGCTCAACACACAAACTTGCGAAGAGTGACTTATCTTGTGTTAGATGAGGCTGATCGAATGTTGGACATGGGATTTGAGCCTCAGATAAGGAAAATTGTATCCCAG ATCCGACCAGATAGACAGACATTGTATTGGAGTGCCACATGGCCAAGGGAGGTTGAAACCCTAGCAAGGCAGTTTTTACGCAATCCATATAAG GTTATTATTGGATCATCAGATCTGAAAGCAAACCAATCTATAATTcaaattgttgaaattttgacaGATATGGAGAAATATAATAG GCTGATCAAACTCCTTAAAGAAACGATGGATGGGAGCCGAATTTTGATATTTATGGAGACAAAAAAAGGATGTGACCAAGTTACAAGGCAATTGAGAATGGATGGATGGCCAGCTCTATCCATCCATGGTGATAAAAACCAGGCGGAAAGGGACTGGGTCCTTGCTGAGTTTAAAAGTGGCAGAAGTCCTATAATGACTGCCACTGATGTTGCTGCACGGGGTCTTG ATGTGAAGGACATCAAATGTGTGATCAATTATGATTTTCCGTCAAGCCTTGAAGATTATGTCCACAGGATCGGCCGAACTGGTCGGGCAGGAGCAAAGGGGACTGCACACACCTTTTTCACCCATTCAAATGCAAAGTTTGCTAGGGAACTTATCAAGATCTTGCAAGAAGCTGGGCAGGTTGTGAGTCCTGCACTCTCTAGCCTGGCTCGTTCAGCTGGTTCTGGTCTAGGAG GATCTGGGGGAAACTTTCGCTCCAGAGGACGAGGGTTTGGCAATCGGTCTCAGATTTCAGGCTCTAATACTATTCCCCTTGGTGGAAGGAGACCTTGGTAG
- the LOC142631105 gene encoding large ribosomal subunit protein uL15x-like has product MTTRFKKNRKKRGHVSAGHGRIGKHRKHPGGRGNAGGMHHHRILFDKYHPGFFGKVGMRYFHRLRNKFHCPIVNLDKLWSLVPQEARDKASKDSAPLIDVTQFGYFKVLGKGVLPENQPVVVKAKLVSKIAEKKIKEAGGAVVLTA; this is encoded by the coding sequence ATGACAACCCGCTTCAAGAAGAACCGCAAGAAGAGAGGACACGTGAGCGCCGGACACGGCCGTATCGGGAAGCACAGGAAGCATCCGGGAGGTCGCGGAAACGCCGGAGGCATGCACCACCACCGTATCCTCTTCGACAAGTACCATCCCGGCTTCTTCGGCAAGGTGGGTATGAGGTATTTCCACAGGCTCCGCAACAAGTTCCACTGCCCCATTGTTAATCTCGACAAGCTCTGGTCCCTCGTGCCTCAAGAGGCTAGAGACAAGGCCTCCAAGGATAGCGCTCCTTTGATCGATGTGACCCAGTTCGGCTACTTTAAGGTTCTCGGTAAAGGTGTTTTGCCTGAGAACCAGCCTGTTGTTGTGAAAGCTAAGCTTGTGTCTAAGATTGCTGAGAAGAAGATTAAGGAGGCTGGTGGGGCTGTTGTTCTCACTGCTTAG
- the LOC142631427 gene encoding U-box domain-containing protein 33-like, translating into MEEEEEKNATSEGMEIQHCSSRIMSPEIVEIVEDNNSVTTSRSEVSANDVYVAVGKDDLDVLKWALDHAVAPGARVFLVHVFPPITYIPTPVGKLSKSRLSKEQARVYINEEHNRRRNLLQKYIRLCNEAKVTVDTVLLESNMTTKAILELITVLNITNLVVGTKRTPCSRRLGKKMARGKFIKKNAPEFCEVTIVHDGKKVVDNQQVKELVHSSLASSPEPEIARQSQRNFFECVCFSGKFN; encoded by the exons atggaagaagaagaagaaaagaatgcaACATCAGAAGGGATGGAAATTCAGCATTGTAGTTCAAGAATTATGTCACCAGAAATTGTGGAGATAGTAGAGGATAACAACAGTGTTACAACTAGCCGATCAGAAGTCAGTGCTAACGACGTTTATGTAGCTGTCGGAAAAGATGATTTGGATGTGCTGAAATGGGCTCTTGATCATGCTGTTGCCCCGGGTGCTCGGGTTTTTCTTGTCCATGTTTTCCCACCTATCACCTACATCCCTACACCTG TTGGAAAATTATCAAAGAGCCGATTGAGCAAAGAACAAGCGAGAGTTTACATAAATGAAGAGCATAACAGGAGGAGGAATCTCTTGCAGAAATATATCCGCTTGTGTAATGAAGCCAAG GTAACTGTGGACACAGTGCTCCTAGAGAGCAATATGACAACCAAAGCAATCCTTGAACTTATTACTGTTCTTAACATTACTAACCTCGTCGTGGGAACCAAACGAACACCTTGCTCAAG GAGACTAGGGAAAAAAATGGCAAGAGGAAAATTTATCAAGAAGAATGCACCTGAATTTTGTGAGGTGACCATTGTTCATGATGGGAAGAAGGTAGTTGATAATCAACAGGTAAAAGAGCTGGTACATTCATCTTTGGCATCCAGTCCCGAACCAGAAATTGCACGCCAATCCCAGAGGAACTTCTTTGAGTGTGTGTGCTTTTCGGGCAAGTTCAATTGA